One part of the Amaranthus tricolor cultivar Red isolate AtriRed21 chromosome 16, ASM2621246v1, whole genome shotgun sequence genome encodes these proteins:
- the LOC130802885 gene encoding uncharacterized protein LOC130802885: MIRNRLQWLNTMVTEPYYFFHFLLFFSYLPIRISSSSIFPPHISLRILRREIQAFLAFSILAFVKMVREETWEGFIADALLFGKAFLFLLALYVDYHLALWYMLAFLVLYIVTQQPAFPVLGAVNSMTPLQLESTLIEGNTSRFWLVEFRSLCSSTCVRLSRNFPELSITYTNKHLSFGLVDLGLFPNVAEKFAISLTGNVGLPTYILFENSSEIARFPGVDFVAKGFHPPITKEYLARHFDLDRLFLEYLNSK, translated from the exons atgaTAAGAAATAGATTGCAATGGCTGAACACAATGGTTACAGAACCATATTATTTCTTCCATTTCCTCTTATTCTTCTCTTACCTTCCTATTCgtatttcttcttcttctatctTCCCTCCTCATATCTCCCTCCGTATTCTTCGTCGT GAGATTCAAGCTTTTCTTGCATTTTCCATTTTAGCTTTTGTCAAG ATGGTGAGAGAAGAAACATGGGAGGGTTTTATTGCTGATGCTTTGCTTTTTGGGAAG GCTTTTCTTTTTCTGCTTGCTCTATATGTGGATTACCATTTGGCTTTATGGTACATGCTGGCGTTTTTAG TGTTATATATAGTAACACAGCAACCTGCATTTCCAGTACTAG GTGCAGTGAATAGTATGACACCTTTACAGTTGGAAAGTACACTGATTGAAGGGAACACTTCAAGATTTTGGCTG GTTGAATTTCGTTCGTTGTGCTCATCAACTTGTGTACGACTCAGTCGCAACTTTCCCGAACTTTCTATCAC ATACACAAATAAGCATTTGTCGTTTGGTTTAGTTGATCTTGGACTTTTCCCTAATGTAGCTGAAAAATTCGCAATTTCCCTTACTG GAAATGTGGGGCTTCCGACATACATCTTATTTGAAAACAGTTCCGAGATTGCTCGTTTCCCAGGAGTGGATTTTGTAGCAAAAGGTTTCCATCCCCCTATTACAAAG GAATATTTGGCGCGACATTTCGATCTTGATCGGCTTTTTCTTGAATACTTGAATAGCAAATAG